TCTCGTCACCAACGCGGTGCACGCGATCGAGGAGACCGATCGGCCCGGACTGATCCTCGTGCGCACCTACCGCGAAGGGGACACCGTTCGACTCGAGGTCTCCGACAACGGGCCGGGAATCCCCGAAGAGAACCTGGGGAAGCTCTTCAACCCGTTCTTCACCACCAAAGAGGTCGGCAAGGGGACGGGGCTGGGCCTTTCGATCTGCTACGGGATCGTCCGCGAGCACCGCGGTCGCATTTCGGTGCGCAGCGTCCCGGGACGGGGCGCGACCTTCACCGTGGAGCTGCCGATCCCCGACGAGCCGGCCCCCGCCGAGCCGACGCCGGTGCCGGCCGCCGCCTCCGCCCAGGCGCCTCCGCCCGACGGCAAGGGACGCCGGGTGCTCGTGGCCGACGACGAGGCGGGGATCCGCGAAGTCCTCAGGGAAGCGCTCGAGGCCTGGGGTTTCACGGTGGACACCGTCCCGGACGGCCACCGTGGCCTCGAGCGGCTCCGCGAGCGCCGGTACGACCTCGCGATCCTCGATCTCAGGATGCCCGGTCTCGACGGCCAGGGGCTGTATGACCGCGCGCGGGCGGAGGGGTTGACCTTCCCGCCGGTGATCTTCTCGACCGGGGATGCGGTCAGCGCCGAGGCGCGGTCCTTCCTCGACCGGGTCGCGGCGCCCGTCCTGCTCAAGCCGTTCTCACTCGCCGGGCTGCGGGAGGCGATCGAAGCCGCGACCACCGGCGTCTCCCCTCGCGACACCGCCCCCGCCGCCGGCTGAACCGTTGCGGGCCGCCGCCCCTTCCGCCTCCAGTTCCTCGAGCAGCCTCTCGGCTCGGGACCGCAACGGGCCTTCGGGATAGTCGGCCAGGAGCCTCCGGAGCGCGTCGCGCGAGGCTTCGAGATGGCCGAGCCGCCGCTGTGCGAGCGCGAGTTCGTACAGCGCCTGCTCCCGGCGCCGCGAGCCGGGATAGCGCGTGACCAGCTCTTCGAGGCGGCCGACGGCGCCCCGGTCGCGCCCGCGCCGCAGATAGAAACGCGCCACGAGCCACTCGTGCTCGGCCAGCCGGTCCTGCGCGCGCTCCAGCATCGCGGCGGCGGCGAAGCGCCAGGGGTCGTCCTCGGGAAGGTCGGAGAGCATCGCCTCGAAGTGCTCGAGGGCCTTCCGGGCGAATTCCTGGTCGTTCTCCGGATCCTCGGCCTGGCGGAACTTGCACACGCCCGCCTGGAACCGCGCGTAGCGGGCCCGTGGATGGTTCGGATAGAAAGAGACGAACTGCTCGTACCGGTTCTGGGCCTCCGCGATGTCGACGATCCCCCCCTGGTAGAAGTAGGCGTCCGCCAGCGCGAGCTTGACCAGCGGATCGAGAGCCTCCCCCACCGGCGCCACCAGGCCGACATCCCCCAGCATCTCGATGGCCTGGAGAAACTTCCGCCGGGCGATCGCCTCGCGCGCCCGCTCGTAGAGGAGCTCGTTGTCCTCGACCAGCTCCTTCCGGTGGTGGCAGGCGGCGCCGAACGCCAGCAGCAGCGCGAGCGGGATGGCCCGCCTCACGGTCGATCGCCTCACCATGGGCCGAGGACCTCCTCCAGTTCCCGCGGGATCCGCCGCGGCCGGCCGCGCCGGTCCACCGCGGCGTG
This Acidobacteriota bacterium DNA region includes the following protein-coding sequences:
- the bamD gene encoding outer membrane protein assembly factor BamD, with amino-acid sequence MVRRSTVRRAIPLALLLAFGAACHHRKELVEDNELLYERAREAIARRKFLQAIEMLGDVGLVAPVGEALDPLVKLALADAYFYQGGIVDIAEAQNRYEQFVSFYPNHPRARYARFQAGVCKFRQAEDPENDQEFARKALEHFEAMLSDLPEDDPWRFAAAAMLERAQDRLAEHEWLVARFYLRRGRDRGAVGRLEELVTRYPGSRRREQALYELALAQRRLGHLEASRDALRRLLADYPEGPLRSRAERLLEELEAEGAAARNGSAGGGGGVARGDAGGRGFDRLPQPGE